The following are from one region of the Catenulispora sp. EB89 genome:
- a CDS encoding LacI family DNA-binding transcriptional regulator, with amino-acid sequence MAATIREVARQAEVSIATVSRALNSPHLVAERTRSRVVDTALRLGYPSRRPRSAGAAAGAAASAAGRIGFVGAVLPDLANPFYPAVLYGMRSASVPAGQHVLSLDAAEDPAAEADLIRMIAGQVDSLVLLSSRLPDDRLRALCVPGRTVLFNRLIPGLPGVVVDYLDGMRRMVAHLASLGHRRIGYAGGPRASFADAERRRGLAVSSQAAGLRIVDLGRYPPYFTSGAQVADRALRENVTAVIAFNDLMALGALVRLRELRIDVPGRISVAGFDGVPLAAAGTPRLTTVVPPLGRAGRTAMALLRAATGTSAAAPRWCVLPVRLMVGTSTAPPPGL; translated from the coding sequence ATGGCAGCGACTATCCGAGAGGTGGCGCGGCAGGCCGAGGTGTCGATCGCGACCGTCTCGCGGGCCCTGAACAGCCCGCACCTGGTCGCGGAACGGACCCGCAGCCGGGTCGTGGACACGGCGCTCCGCCTGGGCTACCCCTCGCGCCGTCCCCGTTCCGCCGGTGCGGCGGCGGGCGCGGCGGCGTCGGCCGCCGGTCGCATCGGTTTCGTCGGCGCGGTGCTCCCCGACCTGGCGAACCCGTTCTATCCGGCGGTGCTCTACGGGATGCGCTCGGCCTCGGTCCCGGCCGGACAGCACGTGCTGTCCCTGGACGCCGCGGAGGATCCGGCCGCCGAGGCCGACCTGATCCGGATGATCGCCGGCCAGGTGGACTCCCTGGTCCTGCTGTCGTCCCGGCTGCCCGACGACCGTCTGCGAGCCCTGTGCGTCCCCGGCCGTACCGTGCTGTTCAACCGTCTGATCCCGGGGCTGCCGGGTGTCGTCGTCGACTACCTGGACGGCATGCGCCGCATGGTGGCGCATCTGGCGTCCCTGGGCCACCGGCGGATCGGCTACGCCGGCGGCCCGCGCGCGTCGTTCGCCGACGCCGAGCGCCGACGCGGCCTGGCGGTGTCCAGTCAGGCGGCGGGGCTGCGTATCGTCGACCTCGGCCGGTATCCGCCGTACTTCACCTCCGGTGCTCAGGTCGCCGACCGCGCGCTGCGCGAGAACGTCACCGCGGTCATCGCGTTCAACGACCTCATGGCTCTGGGCGCCCTGGTGCGCCTGCGGGAACTGCGGATCGACGTCCCGGGGCGGATCAGCGTCGCCGGTTTCGACGGCGTCCCGCTGGCCGCCGCCGGCACGCCCCGCCTGACGACGGTCGTCCCGCCGCTCGGCCGCGCGGGCCGGACGGCGATGGCGTTGCTGCGGGCCGCCACCGGAACCTCCGCAGCCGCGCCGCGATGGTGCGTGCTGCCCGTGCGGCTGATGGTCGGCACGTCGACGGCGCCACCGCCGGGGCTGTGA
- a CDS encoding ROK family transcriptional regulator, whose product MHPTAIDAETAAETPINLHNLGRVRVLQALADHPRLSRAELVRRTGLARATVASVVFDLIAAGVVRETAEAAPSGQRTGRPPQLVSLEPDAAYAVGLDVGHDHVRAIVTDVVGTSRWDRSEAIAVDDDPERALDTAVRLIAAAIDDTGVPPQKILGLGLGIACPVDKVTGGLQAEGIMPGWVGTRPADVLAARTGLPTQIINDANAGVLAERRFGAARDCANVVYVRLAAGIGAGMMSDGRMLLGHLGLAGELGHVTVEPDGALCRCGSRGCLETVASPAAIAALLARSWGQPVTGADLPDLLRRGDRGTLRALEDAGEAVGRALSAAVSLLNPQLVVIGGDLVGAGDALLDPIRRTLRRGTMGSLHQRLRIVPSTLGDSAGVLGAAALVLEGVPERLGLDLPARSEIR is encoded by the coding sequence GTGCACCCCACTGCCATCGATGCGGAGACCGCGGCCGAGACCCCGATCAACCTGCACAATCTGGGGCGGGTCCGGGTGCTGCAGGCGCTCGCCGACCACCCCCGGCTGTCCCGGGCCGAGCTGGTGCGGCGGACCGGGCTGGCCCGGGCCACCGTGGCCTCAGTGGTCTTCGACCTGATCGCGGCGGGGGTGGTGCGCGAGACCGCGGAGGCGGCGCCGTCGGGTCAGCGCACCGGCCGGCCGCCGCAGCTGGTCTCGCTGGAACCGGACGCCGCCTACGCGGTCGGGCTGGACGTCGGACACGATCACGTGCGCGCCATTGTGACCGATGTCGTCGGAACATCGCGCTGGGACCGCTCGGAGGCGATCGCCGTCGACGACGATCCGGAGCGCGCCCTGGACACCGCGGTGCGGCTGATCGCCGCGGCGATCGACGACACCGGCGTGCCGCCGCAGAAGATCCTCGGGCTGGGCCTGGGCATCGCCTGCCCCGTCGACAAGGTCACCGGCGGACTCCAGGCCGAGGGCATCATGCCGGGCTGGGTCGGCACCCGCCCCGCGGACGTACTCGCGGCGCGCACCGGCCTGCCGACGCAGATCATCAACGACGCCAACGCCGGCGTCCTGGCCGAACGCCGCTTCGGCGCGGCCCGCGACTGCGCGAACGTGGTCTACGTCCGCCTGGCCGCCGGCATCGGCGCGGGCATGATGAGCGACGGCCGCATGCTCCTGGGCCACCTCGGCCTGGCCGGCGAACTCGGCCACGTGACGGTGGAGCCGGACGGCGCGCTGTGCCGCTGCGGCAGCCGCGGCTGCCTGGAGACCGTCGCGAGCCCGGCGGCGATCGCCGCGCTGCTGGCGCGCAGCTGGGGCCAGCCGGTCACCGGCGCCGACCTGCCGGACCTCCTGCGCCGAGGCGACCGCGGCACCCTGCGCGCCCTGGAGGACGCCGGCGAGGCGGTGGGGCGCGCGCTGTCGGCGGCGGTCTCCCTGCTGAACCCGCAGCTCGTGGTGATCGGCGGCGACCTGGTCGGGGCCGGCGACGCCCTGCTCGACCCGATCCGCCGCACGCTGCGCCGCGGAACGATGGGCTCGCTGCACCAGCGGCTGCGGATCGTGCCGAGCACGCTCGGGGACAGCGCGGGGGTGTTGGGGGCGGCGGCGCTGGTTTTGGAGGGGGTGCCGGAGCGGTTGGGGCTTGATCTGCCGGCTCGGTCGGAGATTCGGTAG
- a CDS encoding L-rhamnose mutarotase: MQRVCFLLKVKAELAAEYRARHEAVWPEMLAALSASGWRNYSLFLQPDGLLVGYLETDDFAAALAGMAATDVNARWQAEMARYFEGLDGGAADAGMVPLTEVFHLD, from the coding sequence ATGCAGCGCGTCTGTTTCCTGTTGAAGGTGAAGGCCGAACTCGCCGCCGAGTACCGAGCACGGCACGAGGCGGTGTGGCCCGAGATGCTGGCGGCACTGAGCGCGTCCGGCTGGCGGAACTACTCCCTGTTCCTCCAGCCGGACGGCCTGCTGGTCGGCTACCTGGAGACCGACGACTTCGCCGCGGCGCTCGCCGGCATGGCCGCGACCGACGTGAACGCGCGCTGGCAGGCGGAGATGGCGCGGTATTTCGAGGGGCTGGACGGCGGGGCGGCGGATGCGGGGATGGTGCCGCTGACTGAGGTGTTCCATCTCGACTGA
- a CDS encoding family 16 glycoside hydrolase, translating into MRRSLRTVAAAFTAVTAAVAAPAAAAAQNTRAAVPNPYGDPHLVSMFDGKTLTGWTQAAAGEWSVVGGAIHGNGTARGWIYYNVQQAGTFRWIFNVRQVSGNHAPTVLIWGTTAPLRDALSAIQFQPPNGGHWDYRPGHNNGGGSEFKQLPHTKIPTSAWAQCELIANQSTGIARMACCPLAPGAATCKATEVLDFKDPTAGRVGPLAIQVHNAGIHDEYRSLYLESPVVQSPDAFITTK; encoded by the coding sequence ATGCGCAGATCGCTTCGCACCGTCGCCGCCGCCTTCACCGCTGTGACCGCCGCCGTCGCCGCGCCCGCCGCCGCGGCCGCGCAGAACACCCGCGCAGCGGTTCCCAACCCCTACGGGGATCCACATCTGGTCTCCATGTTCGACGGCAAGACCCTGACCGGGTGGACGCAGGCGGCGGCCGGCGAGTGGTCCGTGGTGGGCGGCGCGATCCACGGCAACGGCACCGCCCGCGGCTGGATCTACTACAACGTGCAGCAGGCCGGCACCTTCCGCTGGATCTTCAACGTCCGCCAGGTCAGCGGCAACCACGCGCCGACCGTCCTGATCTGGGGGACGACGGCCCCGCTGCGCGACGCGCTCAGCGCGATCCAGTTCCAGCCGCCGAACGGCGGCCACTGGGACTACCGTCCGGGGCACAACAACGGCGGCGGCAGCGAGTTCAAGCAGCTGCCCCACACGAAGATCCCGACCTCCGCCTGGGCCCAGTGCGAGCTCATCGCCAACCAGTCCACCGGGATCGCCCGGATGGCCTGCTGCCCGCTGGCGCCGGGCGCGGCCACCTGCAAGGCCACGGAGGTGCTGGACTTCAAGGATCCGACGGCCGGCCGCGTCGGCCCGCTGGCGATCCAGGTCCACAACGCCGGGATCCATGACGAGTACCGGAGCCTGTATCTGGAATCACCGGTGGTGCAGAGCCCCGACGCGTTCATCACGACGAAGTGA
- a CDS encoding sugar ABC transporter substrate-binding protein: MRSLIIRTMTAGTVAALALGACSSNSGGSAKGRSPFVGVILPDTTSSARWETEDRPALTAAFKAKGVRYDIQNAQGDKSQFQAIADRMLKEGVNVLVIVDLDATSGSAVLAQARAQGVATVDYDRLTLGGGADYYVSFDNVDVGEQQGQGLTQCLAGVVKPVVAEVNGAPTDNNATLFAQGYNSILAPRYADGSYIKGPNQSIAGWDNTLAGKTFSQMLTANPNISGVLVANDGMAQSVIAVLKAHHLNGKVPVTGQDATVAGLQSVLDGDQCMTVFKDPAKEAAAGAELAIDLATGAPANTATAMVPDTVTGKLVKSVMLTPEAIVKANISDVIDSGAATKAQVCTPQFAAECTAAGVN, encoded by the coding sequence ATGAGAAGCCTGATCATCCGGACCATGACGGCCGGCACCGTCGCGGCACTCGCTCTGGGGGCTTGCAGCAGTAACTCCGGCGGATCGGCGAAGGGGCGCTCGCCCTTCGTCGGCGTGATCCTTCCGGACACCACGTCCTCCGCGCGCTGGGAGACCGAGGACCGGCCGGCCCTCACGGCCGCGTTCAAGGCCAAGGGCGTGCGCTACGACATCCAGAACGCGCAGGGCGACAAGAGCCAGTTCCAGGCGATCGCCGACCGGATGCTCAAAGAGGGCGTCAACGTGCTGGTCATCGTCGACCTGGACGCCACCTCCGGCTCGGCGGTGCTGGCGCAGGCCCGGGCCCAGGGCGTGGCCACCGTCGACTACGACCGCCTCACGCTCGGCGGCGGCGCCGACTACTACGTCAGCTTCGACAACGTCGACGTCGGCGAGCAGCAGGGCCAGGGCCTCACGCAGTGCCTGGCGGGCGTGGTCAAGCCGGTCGTGGCCGAGGTGAACGGCGCCCCGACGGACAACAACGCGACGCTGTTCGCGCAGGGCTACAACTCCATCCTCGCCCCGCGCTACGCCGACGGCAGCTACATCAAGGGCCCGAACCAGTCCATCGCCGGCTGGGACAACACCCTCGCGGGCAAGACCTTCTCGCAGATGCTCACCGCGAACCCGAACATCAGCGGCGTCCTGGTCGCCAACGACGGCATGGCCCAGTCGGTCATCGCGGTCCTGAAGGCGCACCACCTCAACGGCAAGGTCCCAGTCACCGGCCAGGACGCGACCGTCGCCGGGCTGCAGTCGGTGCTGGACGGCGACCAGTGCATGACGGTCTTCAAGGACCCCGCGAAGGAGGCCGCGGCCGGCGCCGAACTGGCCATCGACCTGGCCACCGGCGCTCCGGCGAACACCGCCACCGCGATGGTCCCCGACACCGTCACCGGCAAGCTCGTCAAGTCCGTGATGCTGACGCCGGAGGCCATCGTCAAGGCGAACATCAGCGACGTCATCGACTCCGGCGCGGCGACCAAGGCCCAGGTGTGCACGCCGCAGTTCGCGGCGGAGTGCACGGCGGCCGGGGTCAACTGA
- a CDS encoding DUF6817 domain-containing protein, with protein MSEILSEPASDNRPAIDEFLRAHGAADMPHPGGTLLNHLERVSRRLADWGAPTEVQTAGLCHATYGTDGFMPSLLNLSDRRVLVDLIGERPEALVHLYASCDRAATYPRLRAGERPVFRDRFAQADLQPAAEDLRAFLEITAANELDVFQHNADLAARYGPAMYRLLEPVSTMLSAAAWDAVRGELGGGAAR; from the coding sequence GTGAGCGAGATTCTGAGCGAACCCGCATCCGACAACCGCCCGGCCATCGACGAGTTCCTGCGTGCACACGGCGCCGCGGACATGCCGCACCCCGGCGGCACGCTCCTCAACCATCTGGAGCGCGTCAGCCGCCGCCTCGCGGACTGGGGCGCGCCGACTGAGGTGCAGACGGCAGGCCTGTGTCACGCGACGTATGGCACCGACGGCTTTATGCCATCTCTGCTTAATCTGAGCGACCGTCGCGTCCTGGTCGACCTGATCGGTGAACGCCCCGAGGCCCTGGTCCATCTCTATGCCAGCTGCGACCGCGCGGCGACCTACCCGCGCCTGCGCGCCGGCGAGCGTCCGGTGTTCCGGGACCGCTTCGCACAAGCCGACCTCCAGCCGGCCGCCGAGGATCTCCGCGCGTTTCTGGAGATCACCGCAGCGAACGAGCTCGACGTGTTCCAGCACAACGCCGATCTGGCCGCTCGCTACGGTCCGGCGATGTATCGGCTCCTGGAGCCCGTCAGCACCATGCTTTCCGCCGCCGCGTGGGACGCGGTCCGGGGTGAACTCGGAGGCGGCGCCGCGCGATAA
- a CDS encoding glycoside hydrolase family 3 C-terminal domain-containing protein — MEQHRRTKRPGLRRTAQATVALAVGLGIAVTAAPASSAGAANAPAAGDAANSRTQLPIYLDTHYSAEARAADLVSRMTLPEKVAQLSTNSGPAIPRLGVQQYTYWSEGQHGVNTLGANQNNNGNGSAVRSTSFPTNFASTMSWDPSLIYQETTAISDEARGFLDKSLFGVNQNNLGPSASDYGSLTFWAPTVNMDRDPRWGRTDEAFGEDPYLVSQMAGAFVNGYEGNTPSGKSETGYLKVAATAKHYALNNVEQDRTGVSSNVSDTDLHDYYTKQFASLIENAHVSGLMTSYNAINGTPSVADTYTANQLAQRQYGFNGYITSDCGAIGTTYQTFPSGHNWAPPGWSTDGKSSTGTWTNTATGTTVPAQAGGQAYALRAGTDLNCAGGENTYADMTAAINAGVLSEGVIDNALVKIFTVRMETGEFDPAGSNPYTSITKAQIQSPAHQALATKIADNSLVLLKNQPAAGATKPLLPLSAATTNKIVIVGDMANAVTLGNYSSDPTLQVSAVQGITAAVQKANPGATVTFDACGTSTDATTAATCSAQTLSDVASADAVVVFVGTNQKIADEGKDRTTIAMPGNYDSLINQVAAVGNSRMVLAIQSGGPVQIDDVQKDFASVVFSGFNGESQGTALADVLFGTQNPDGHLDFTWYADDSQLPAMSNYGLTPAETGGLGRTYMYFTGTPTYPFGYGLSYSTFSFSGVHAEKHSADANGTQSVTVTVKNTGTTAGSTVAQLYAAPKFTVAGQTFPKEQLVGFQKSKVLKPGESQRLTITAQISDLGIWNPATMNSVVYDGSYAFQVGADATDLRGGVDVAVTGALAQRVRTVSVQPDQVDFQVGQTLDLTGKNPWIADDTTGVGSVPQDRNMSVTADNIVEAAAADGSFADLSKAHVSYHSSDPRVATVDAKGLVTAVGTGAADITVTVNGVSGSTPIVVGHAVSVTTPALAQPGQASTVSTTFTNTASAASGGSGASGASGAVSDVAMSLDLPAGWTATATSPSTFAHVAAGQKVTTTWSVTVPSGAGGTYTLNADATVRGKHDSVGFQQLAVPYTSLPAAFNNDAITNDSNRGGADLDGAGASYSAQALASVGVTPGAPLVHDGLTFTWPDRQVGQSDNVVAAGQTIDITGSGSTLGLLGTSTWGPSSGSGTITYTDGSTQPYTVAFGDWANGTPPTGGDVAIRAPYGNQPGNQTGWAATIDYFPVTLDPTKTVQSITLPAGSAQPHGGIPAMHVFAMSIKSDHLAITAPPALEPGASGTVTTTLANPSSAVLSNVALGLTLPAGWTAANSTPDTFATVAAGATVSTTWSVTVPAAQQPGPHVIGVTETVGGAQAGISGTQTTVAYPSLTAGFNNVSITDDANHGPGNIDGGGNSFSAQALAAAGLNPGGQFTFGGLAFTWPSAAAGTSDNVEADGRSFSLSGSGATLGFLGAAANGQSSGTATITYTDGSTQQFTLGFGDWASTSPFPGSQVAVTSAYGNTSSGKSPWKASIFYDSVALQAGKTVQSVTLPGGTSSPLHVFAAAIG, encoded by the coding sequence ATGGAACAGCACAGACGCACCAAACGGCCCGGACTGCGCAGGACGGCCCAGGCCACCGTCGCCCTCGCGGTCGGGCTGGGCATCGCGGTGACCGCGGCGCCGGCCTCGTCCGCCGGAGCCGCGAACGCCCCGGCGGCAGGGGACGCCGCAAACAGCAGAACCCAGCTGCCGATCTACCTCGACACGCATTACAGCGCCGAGGCGCGCGCCGCAGACCTGGTCTCCCGCATGACGCTGCCGGAGAAGGTCGCCCAGCTGAGCACCAACAGCGGCCCGGCGATCCCGCGCCTGGGCGTTCAGCAGTACACGTACTGGAGCGAGGGCCAGCACGGCGTCAACACCCTGGGAGCCAACCAGAACAACAACGGCAACGGCAGCGCCGTCCGCTCGACCAGCTTCCCGACCAACTTCGCCAGCACCATGTCCTGGGACCCGAGCCTGATCTACCAGGAGACCACCGCGATCTCCGACGAGGCCCGCGGCTTCCTGGACAAGTCCCTGTTCGGCGTGAACCAGAACAATCTCGGCCCCTCGGCGAGCGACTACGGCAGCCTGACGTTCTGGGCCCCGACCGTGAACATGGACCGCGACCCCCGCTGGGGCCGCACCGACGAGGCTTTCGGCGAGGACCCGTACCTCGTCTCGCAGATGGCCGGCGCCTTCGTCAACGGCTACGAGGGCAACACCCCGAGCGGCAAGTCCGAGACCGGATACCTCAAGGTCGCGGCGACGGCGAAGCACTACGCGCTGAACAACGTCGAGCAGGACCGCACCGGCGTCTCCTCCAACGTCAGCGACACCGACCTGCACGACTACTACACCAAGCAGTTCGCGTCCCTGATCGAGAACGCGCATGTCTCAGGCCTGATGACGTCCTACAACGCCATCAACGGCACCCCGAGCGTCGCCGACACCTACACCGCGAACCAGCTCGCACAGCGCCAGTACGGCTTCAACGGCTACATCACCTCCGACTGCGGCGCCATCGGCACCACCTACCAGACCTTCCCGAGCGGCCACAACTGGGCCCCGCCCGGCTGGAGCACCGACGGCAAGAGCTCGACCGGCACCTGGACGAACACCGCTACCGGCACGACCGTCCCGGCCCAGGCCGGCGGCCAGGCGTACGCGCTGCGCGCCGGCACCGATCTGAACTGCGCCGGCGGTGAGAACACGTACGCCGACATGACGGCCGCGATCAACGCCGGGGTGCTCAGCGAGGGTGTCATCGACAACGCGCTGGTCAAGATCTTCACCGTGCGCATGGAGACCGGCGAGTTCGACCCGGCGGGTTCGAACCCTTACACGTCCATCACCAAGGCGCAGATCCAGAGCCCGGCGCACCAGGCGCTGGCCACCAAGATCGCCGACAACTCGCTGGTGCTGCTGAAGAACCAGCCGGCGGCCGGCGCCACCAAGCCGCTGCTCCCGCTGTCCGCGGCCACCACCAACAAGATCGTGATCGTCGGCGACATGGCGAACGCGGTGACCCTCGGCAACTACTCCAGTGACCCCACGCTCCAGGTCAGCGCCGTGCAGGGCATCACCGCCGCGGTCCAGAAGGCCAATCCCGGCGCGACCGTGACGTTCGATGCCTGCGGCACCTCCACCGACGCCACCACCGCGGCGACGTGCTCGGCGCAGACGCTCAGCGACGTCGCGAGCGCCGACGCGGTCGTCGTCTTCGTCGGCACCAACCAGAAGATCGCCGACGAGGGCAAGGACCGCACGACCATCGCCATGCCCGGCAACTACGACTCGCTGATCAACCAGGTCGCGGCAGTCGGCAACTCCCGCATGGTGCTGGCGATCCAGTCCGGCGGCCCGGTCCAGATCGACGACGTCCAGAAGGACTTCGCCTCGGTCGTGTTCAGCGGCTTCAACGGCGAGAGCCAGGGCACCGCGCTGGCCGACGTGCTCTTCGGCACGCAGAACCCGGACGGGCACCTCGACTTCACCTGGTACGCCGACGACTCGCAGCTTCCGGCGATGTCGAACTACGGCCTCACCCCGGCCGAGACCGGCGGCCTGGGCCGTACCTACATGTACTTCACCGGCACCCCGACCTACCCGTTCGGCTACGGCCTGAGCTACTCGACGTTCTCCTTCTCCGGCGTCCATGCCGAGAAGCACAGCGCGGACGCCAACGGCACCCAGAGCGTCACGGTCACGGTGAAGAACACCGGCACCACCGCCGGCAGCACCGTCGCGCAGCTCTACGCCGCGCCGAAGTTCACCGTCGCCGGCCAGACCTTCCCGAAGGAACAGCTGGTCGGCTTCCAGAAGAGCAAGGTCCTCAAGCCGGGGGAGAGCCAGCGGCTCACCATCACCGCGCAGATCTCCGACCTGGGCATCTGGAACCCGGCCACCATGAACTCCGTGGTCTACGACGGCAGCTACGCCTTCCAGGTCGGAGCCGACGCCACCGACCTGCGCGGCGGCGTGGACGTCGCGGTGACCGGGGCGCTGGCGCAGCGCGTCCGCACCGTGTCCGTGCAGCCGGACCAGGTCGACTTCCAGGTCGGCCAGACGCTCGACCTCACCGGCAAGAACCCGTGGATCGCCGACGACACCACCGGTGTGGGCTCCGTTCCGCAGGACCGGAACATGAGCGTTACCGCCGACAACATCGTCGAGGCCGCCGCTGCCGACGGCAGCTTCGCCGACCTGTCCAAGGCGCACGTGAGCTACCACAGCAGCGACCCGCGCGTGGCTACTGTCGACGCCAAGGGACTCGTCACGGCGGTCGGTACCGGAGCCGCGGACATCACCGTCACGGTCAACGGCGTCAGCGGTTCGACGCCGATCGTCGTCGGCCACGCGGTGTCCGTCACCACCCCGGCGCTCGCGCAGCCCGGTCAGGCCTCGACGGTGAGCACGACGTTCACCAACACCGCCTCGGCCGCGTCCGGCGGGTCGGGTGCGTCCGGCGCGTCCGGCGCGGTGAGCGACGTCGCGATGAGCCTCGACCTGCCCGCCGGCTGGACCGCGACGGCGACCAGCCCGTCGACCTTCGCACACGTCGCGGCCGGCCAGAAGGTGACCACCACCTGGTCGGTGACGGTGCCGAGCGGCGCCGGCGGCACGTACACGCTGAACGCCGACGCCACGGTCCGCGGCAAGCACGACAGCGTCGGCTTCCAGCAGCTGGCGGTGCCGTACACGTCGCTGCCGGCCGCGTTCAACAACGACGCGATCACCAACGACAGCAACCGGGGCGGTGCCGATCTGGACGGCGCCGGCGCGAGCTACTCGGCGCAGGCGCTGGCCTCGGTCGGCGTGACGCCCGGCGCGCCGCTGGTGCACGACGGCCTCACGTTCACCTGGCCGGACCGGCAGGTCGGACAAAGTGACAACGTGGTCGCCGCCGGGCAGACCATCGACATCACCGGCTCGGGCTCGACGCTGGGCCTGTTGGGGACCAGCACCTGGGGACCCAGCAGCGGCAGCGGCACGATCACCTACACCGACGGCAGCACGCAGCCCTACACGGTCGCCTTCGGCGACTGGGCCAACGGCACCCCGCCGACCGGCGGCGACGTCGCGATCCGCGCCCCGTACGGCAACCAGCCGGGGAACCAGACCGGGTGGGCGGCGACGATCGACTACTTCCCGGTGACGCTCGACCCGACCAAGACCGTGCAGTCGATCACGCTGCCGGCCGGCAGTGCGCAGCCGCACGGCGGGATCCCGGCGATGCACGTGTTCGCCATGTCCATCAAGTCCGACCACCTGGCGATCACGGCGCCGCCGGCGCTGGAGCCCGGCGCGTCGGGCACGGTGACCACGACGCTGGCGAACCCGTCCTCGGCGGTGCTGAGCAACGTGGCGCTCGGCCTGACGCTGCCGGCTGGCTGGACCGCCGCCAACAGCACGCCGGACACCTTCGCCACGGTCGCGGCCGGGGCCACGGTCTCGACGACGTGGTCGGTGACGGTGCCGGCGGCGCAGCAGCCGGGGCCGCACGTGATCGGGGTGACGGAGACCGTCGGCGGCGCGCAGGCCGGGATCTCGGGCACGCAGACCACCGTGGCCTATCCGTCGCTGACCGCCGGGTTCAACAACGTGTCGATCACCGATGACGCGAACCACGGCCCCGGCAACATCGACGGCGGCGGCAACAGCTTCTCCGCGCAGGCGCTGGCTGCTGCCGGGCTGAACCCGGGAGGCCAGTTCACGTTCGGCGGGCTCGCCTTCACCTGGCCGAGCGCGGCGGCGGGGACCTCGGACAACGTCGAGGCCGACGGCCGCTCGTTCAGCCTCTCCGGCAGCGGCGCGACGCTGGGCTTCCTGGGCGCCGCGGCCAACGGGCAGTCCTCGGGCACCGCGACGATCACCTACACCGACGGGAGCACGCAGCAGTTCACGCTCGGGTTCGGGGACTGGGCCTCGACCTCGCCGTTCCCCGGCTCCCAGGTCGCGGTGACCTCCGCGTACGGCAACACCTCCAGCGGCAAGTCGCCGTGGAAGGCTTCCATCTTCTACGACAGCGTGGCGCTTCAGGCCGGCAAGACCGTGCAGTCGGTGACGCTGCCGGGCGGGACGTCCTCGCCGCTGCACGTGTTCGCGGCGGCGATCGGTTGA